In Besnoitia besnoiti strain Bb-Ger1 chromosome I, whole genome shotgun sequence, the genomic window AACGCATCTGAAAAGGGAAAAGGAAGCATCCGGACGCGGCATGACACACCGTCTCTCACGCTCCACGCATGGGACACTCGCCACGCTTGTCTCACTTTTGTCACTTTCACGGCGTCCTCACACGgcatgcgtctgcagcgtgtCTAGCTACcgtgcttctctctcgttcGTTTTTCAGCAGGTGTCTTCATGTTTCGCCTTAGCAGCGCAGCATTCTGTTCTTGCGTCTGTGACGAGGTGCGGAGGCGGCCCGTCCCCGTTGCCTCCACATCTCGTCATTTTCCTTACTCGCGGAGATCTGAGCGCTGACCGGGTGCACATGGTCCTTCAGTGTCTGCGAAATCTTCTCCCtgaagacgaaaaaaaagatGAAAGGCGTCGTGACCCGCAGCCacggcgacaggcgcgcatgcaatcACACCCGCTGCAccacgcagagaaaaaagtTTCGACTGTTGAAATATCAGAAAACTGGACAGCCCCCCTCCCGATAGGGCACGCCTCCACGGATCGCCCCGTGGAGAGACAAGGAAGGCTGCCACAAGGCTCTGAATGCGACACGAAAAGCCTGTCACTATGCATGTCCAgaaagagcgagacgcgcgaagcgcaACCCCGTCACTGTTCACAAACTCGGATTCACGACACGCACGAGTTTGGCTCTGCTGAGGAATGTCGATCTACACGCACCCCCACAGCCGGTCGCCAACCCTGGCGAGTCAGCACATAGAGCGCGCGACTTACACGATGTGCTGAACGTAGGACTCTTCGTTCCGGTTTTCCATGTTGGAGGTTCTcacatgcagcagcgagtCTGGCCCGTAGTAGCCGACGTATTCGCTTTCCTCAGGGATCTCTGAAACGCATTTGCAGTCGCGGACAGGACGCGTGGCGCCCGATGAAAGACCGGGGAGCGATCCGAGACAAGGCTAGAGCAGAGGGTGGCGGTATTATCTGGTCGGTAGTGAAAGAATCCCATCCAAAAGCTGTAGTGTACTACAATTTACGCTATCAACATGCCAATGAAATCTCACCAATGAGGAAACTACACGGCGAGCGACAGCAGACTCCATGCAGCGCTAAACAACAGGATTTCGTTTGCAAGCTGTGCCCTCGGCGGGCCTGCGCCCCTGGGcgttcttcgcgcgtctgcatgcggcatCGTAAGGCCTccagcgagaaaaaactTACGCGGATTCAGCTCCAGTCCGAGAATGTGactcgtctcgctcgcccaGCACCGCGGGACGTTGCGGAGCGTgtagccgccgccgccgagcacGACGGCAGGGACGTTCTTGCTGCGGAAGTAGCGCACGGCTTCACTGTGGCCTGGAGAAAAAAATTGAAAATTCACAAAAAATACCCAACACGTCTGCGGGTACGCCCTCCTAGGACGCGTGCGCAGCAAATCAGCGCTTCATCGAAACTCTGATTTCGGCCTCGCCTATCCGGTGTCTCAATTTCGCTGCAGTGGGAAACACGGGAGCCAGGTTAAACTACAGAGCGCTTACCTCCGATGGAGAGATTGAAACATCCGAGGCGGTCCCCCGAGAGCGAATCCGCACCGCTCTGCAGGACGACAGCCTCCGGTTGGTACGTCTCCATGACCATGTCCATGACCTGGGAAAGAGGAAAAATCGTAAAAGATCGTTGAGAAACCAAAAAATCCCGACGACGTCGAGACAGAAAAGACAAGGCCGGTGGGGCGGTGCCCGCCCCTCATTCGCTTCGCCCCTGGAATTGCGCTCTCTCCTGCCCCCGCTATTGCGCTTGGGCTCCACCAGCGAcgccccctgcgcctcggctccgcttcttcgctgtctgtcGCCTTGAGgacttggatccggtaaacaaagaccttcaagatctaaaccagtaatccaactcgtagtatatactccccagaaaaagctcgAGGCGATTTCTCTTCCCAAAGGCCAGTAAAGAAGAAGAGATGCATTTTGTCCGCCTCATCTATCACAAGTAGAAACACATATCCCTGCTGCCCTGTCTCCCTCGTACCCGCCGGAAGATGAGCGTGTACATGGCGTCGTCAACGCCGTCGCTCAGCGGCACGTTGACTGAGTACCCGAGGCCCTCGTCGATTCCGATGTCATCGAGCGCGCCCGTGCCCGGAAAGAAGTCTCCGTACTTGTGGAAGGAGCAGCACAACACCCTGCGACACGCAGAAAGGAGGCGtggcagacacgcgcgagcgcggtgAAACTCTACACGGAGAGGCACGGGCACAAGCGCAGCTGAAAACAGCCGTCGCTGAGCTGTCTGGCTCGACACGCTTAGcagccagctgctgcgctgcggcggcgtggcggcgcgcggaaggcgaacaTACCTGGGCGACGTGTAGAACGCCTCTTCGACGCCGTCTCCGTGGTGAATGTCGACGTCGACGTAAAGCACGCGATGTTTGAAGCGAAGGAACTCGAGGGCAGCCAAGACGCAGTCGTTGATGTAGCAAAACCCGCTCGCCTCGTGCTTCTTGCCGTGGTGAAGACCTCCAGCCCTGAAGAAAACGCGAGCTCGAGTCGATACGGAAACAAACATGAGGCCCAACGCGCCGCTCGACAACCCGATTTTTTAGAtctccgctctcttccgTCTCCTTCCTGCTCCCGCGTGCCTCCTgttttctccctcctcgtcccGTCTTCACcaccttcaagatctaaatCGGCAGTCCGCTCGTAGGACTCCCGCAGCAAAAAGGAGTTTACAGAGAAGTAGATTTTCGCTCGACAGGCTCCTGACCGCCGATTCCTCAgagtctgcagctgcccaTCGTGTTTGTTGACACTCTGCGGCGCTATCTGCATCGTTCTCGCCTTCAcctccttccgccgcgcccctcctCGTTGCGCGGTCGCTGCAGTTTTTCCGCCGTGCCCTCacctctcggcgtcgcttgcTGGATTCACTCCTCCCTATTTCAAAAGATTGCTCTCCACACTCACCAGTTGATCGCCCACTCGTACTCGCCCCGGActacgcggcgggcgccttcgatgctgccgccgctgtaCGTCTGGCAGTACTCCCACAGTCCATCGAACACGGGGCAGTCTTCGCCGACGTTGAAGCGCAGCATCTGGTCTGCGAAAGAGGAGGGCAACGCGACTGGAGGGCTCGCGACCTCGTCCTCGAACGCAGCCGAACTCAGCAGGCCCTCGACGCCCCCTGCGACCAGCCCCACTGACCGCGCCACCCCGCCCGTGCCCGTCTCCTCATCGGTTGGGCTCGAGGCTGCActaggcgcgccgccgaccgcgcccgcgccctcgcccagGCCTTTCAGCGCTGCGGGTttctcgccgccctgcgccgcgccccggctccacccgccgccgagcccgaGGTCGATCTGTGGAGCCCGAAGGgagtcgcctcgcgcggagacagtcggcaggcgcgggtcgcacgccgcagacgcggcggaggacgcaaaCCCCCGCAAGGCGCCCTGCGAAGCGGGTGCTGCGTAAttccgcgccggcgtgcTGCTCAGTCCCTCCGGAGGGGCTGAAGCAGCCGCcaggtctgcggcgccctccacgcgcgaccgcagcggattcgagcccgccgcggaggacggcgagaaaaagaggaacgGTCGGGGCGCCGTGGACGCCTCGAGCCGCGACTGC contains:
- a CDS encoding histone deacetylase HDAC2 (encoded by transcript BESB_004010) yields the protein MGRRKSILYCYDDNIGSFHYGPSHPMKPHRVRMTHDLIRCYKLLGRLELITPLRPSVEDLTRFHANDYVDFLRSSAQSRLEASTAPRPFLFFSPSSAAGSNPLRSRVEGAADLAAASAPPEGLSSTPARNYAAPASQGALRGFASSAASAACDPRLPTVSARGDSLRAPQIDLGLGGGWSRGAAQGGEKPAALKGLGEGAGAVGGAPSAASSPTDEETGTGGVARSVGLVAGGVEGLLSSAAFEDEVASPPVALPSSFADQMLRFNVGEDCPVFDGLWEYCQTYSGGSIEGARRVVRGEYEWAINWAGGLHHGKKHEASGFCYINDCVLAALEFLRFKHRVLYVDVDIHHGDGVEEAFYTSPRVLCCSFHKYGDFFPGTGALDDIGIDEGLGYSVNVPLSDGVDDAMYTLIFRRVMDMVMETYQPEAVVLQSGADSLSGDRLGCFNLSIGGHSEAVRYFRSKNVPAVVLGGGGYTLRNVPRCWASETSHILGLELNPQIPEESEYVGYYGPDSLLHVRTSNMENRNEESYVQHIVEKISQTLKDHVHPVSAQISANAFLDDPCEEKSEQWRALLAEQEEEASLEANGDDEEPDTAGFFEEVSNRNRG